In a single window of the Microcoleus sp. FACHB-672 genome:
- a CDS encoding DUF4347 domain-containing protein → MTMETATVNRYSNITPNCSQNQANPGTEIQIAQKNSDSNFAILARGMLVAIDTTVEAWELLAAGIQKGAEVLILDPFRDGIQQITEALTGSLISHLHIVSHGSTGCLYLGNSELNLETLNNYTGLLQQWKTALTDNAEILIYGCNVAAGEKSSRSKKFTPSASLLCRLHQLTGAKIAASTNPTGSAAKGGDWKLDFAIGKITSSLAFTPQVLQTYPGVFNFGPATNFAVGTTPYYLAKGDFNGDGNLDITVANDASNNVSVLLGDGTGSFTTFSTVALPVGANPTAIIVADFNNDDNLDIATANRTSDNLSILLGDGTGNFTLTPTPLGVGDSPRNLAVGDLNRDGNLDIVSSNNVGNNLSVLLGNGTGNFTTSATIPLPGMVEPRPRPVAVADFNGDGNPDISVGNAITNNVMVRLGNGTGNNFTAAPNITVGSRPYSVAVADFNGDNNLDMATANRNLNGLVNSSTVSILLGDGTGNFSVSTLTGAWSNLRSVTAEDFNDDGNLDLAVSAYDSSSVSLLLGDGAGNFTPGTSFAVGGNPQTVISGDFNGDGRPDLATANRVGNTVSVLLNTTTIDANNILAGTAGNDTLNGGIGADTMIGGLGNDIYVVDNAGDITTEALSEGTDTVQSSITWTLANNLENLTLTGIAAINGTGNTLNNTITGNAVANILNGGAGSDTLIGGGGNDTYVVDSTSEVVIEGLNAGTDIIYSSANYTLSPNVENLQLQGSAYSGFGNALNNRIWGNGGNNYLWGAVGIDTMEGGLGSDRYDVDSTSEVVIEGLNAGTDIIYSSASYTLSPNVENLYLQGSAYYGFGNALNNRIWGNSGNNYLWGAAGVDTMEGGLGSDRYDVNGTTDVVIEGLNAGVDIIYSSASYTLSPNVENLYLQGSAYYGYGNALNNRIWGNSGNNYLSGLLGNDTLTGAVGNDTLAGGVGSDSLIGGADADYFTFNSATEGSDTITDFNRAQLDRIVLSDSGFGGSLTTTTGVTPGSLLSSQLVIGVGATNSNHRVIYNSSNGALFFDSDGTGAAAQVQIASLSTGLALTSSDFQVIA, encoded by the coding sequence ATGACAATGGAAACTGCCACCGTTAACCGCTACAGTAACATCACCCCCAATTGCAGCCAAAATCAAGCCAATCCAGGCACAGAAATCCAAATAGCTCAGAAAAACTCCGATAGCAACTTCGCAATCTTAGCAAGGGGGATGCTGGTAGCGATTGATACCACAGTAGAAGCTTGGGAACTGTTAGCAGCCGGCATTCAGAAAGGGGCCGAGGTTCTCATTCTTGACCCCTTCCGTGATGGCATCCAGCAAATCACTGAAGCGCTCACAGGCTCACTCATTTCCCATCTTCATATTGTCTCTCACGGTTCTACCGGCTGCCTTTATTTAGGCAACAGTGAATTAAACCTGGAAACGCTTAATAATTACACCGGCTTGTTGCAGCAGTGGAAAACCGCCTTAACTGATAACGCTGAAATCCTGATTTACGGTTGCAACGTGGCAGCCGGCGAGAAATCTAGCCGCTCTAAAAAATTCACCCCCTCAGCCTCTCTTCTGTGCCGGCTGCACCAGCTAACAGGTGCAAAAATCGCCGCCTCCACCAACCCAACCGGCAGCGCAGCAAAAGGGGGTGACTGGAAACTAGACTTTGCAATCGGCAAAATTACTTCTTCTCTGGCATTTACACCACAAGTCCTGCAAACATACCCAGGCGTGTTTAATTTCGGCCCTGCGACTAACTTTGCAGTGGGGACAACACCCTACTACCTCGCCAAAGGAGACTTCAACGGCGACGGCAACTTAGACATCACTGTGGCAAATGATGCCTCAAACAACGTTTCCGTACTTTTGGGGGATGGCACCGGCAGCTTTACGACGTTCTCTACTGTCGCCCTGCCTGTGGGGGCGAATCCCACGGCTATTATCGTTGCTGATTTCAACAACGACGACAACCTCGATATCGCCACGGCGAACCGCACCTCTGACAACCTGTCTATCCTGTTGGGAGATGGCACCGGCAACTTCACCCTCACCCCCACCCCCCTAGGTGTTGGGGATAGTCCTCGCAACCTCGCAGTTGGGGATTTAAACCGCGATGGCAATCTCGATATCGTCAGCAGCAATAATGTCGGCAACAACCTTTCCGTGCTTTTAGGAAATGGCACCGGCAATTTCACCACTTCCGCAACCATTCCCCTTCCGGGAATGGTTGAACCCCGTCCCCGTCCAGTTGCGGTAGCGGACTTCAACGGCGATGGCAACCCCGACATTAGCGTTGGCAACGCAATCACCAACAATGTCATGGTTCGTTTAGGCAATGGAACCGGCAACAACTTTACCGCTGCCCCCAATATTACCGTCGGCTCTCGTCCCTATTCTGTTGCCGTGGCGGACTTTAACGGCGACAACAACCTGGACATGGCAACAGCGAACCGCAACCTTAATGGTCTTGTTAATAGCAGCACTGTCTCGATCCTCTTGGGGGATGGCACCGGCAACTTTAGCGTTAGCACCCTGACAGGAGCGTGGAGCAATCTCCGTTCCGTCACTGCGGAAGACTTTAACGATGATGGCAACCTAGACTTGGCAGTGTCAGCTTATGACTCAAGTAGCGTCTCTTTGTTATTGGGAGATGGCGCGGGTAACTTTACACCTGGAACGAGTTTTGCGGTGGGGGGTAATCCTCAAACCGTTATCTCAGGGGACTTCAACGGAGATGGCCGGCCCGACTTGGCGACGGCAAACCGGGTAGGCAATACCGTCTCTGTTCTGCTTAATACGACAACGATTGATGCCAACAATATACTCGCCGGTACCGCAGGTAATGACACCCTCAATGGGGGTATTGGTGCAGACACCATGATTGGGGGACTGGGCAATGATATTTATGTGGTAGACAACGCTGGCGACATCACTACCGAGGCGCTGAGTGAAGGGACAGACACAGTTCAATCCTCAATAACTTGGACACTGGCAAATAACCTAGAGAATCTAACTTTAACCGGAATAGCAGCCATCAACGGTACGGGCAATACCCTGAATAACACTATCACAGGTAATGCTGTAGCCAATATACTCAACGGTGGTGCAGGTAGTGACACACTCATTGGTGGTGGTGGAAACGACACTTATGTTGTAGACAGCACCAGTGAAGTGGTTATTGAAGGACTGAATGCTGGCACAGATATTATCTACTCTTCTGCTAATTACACCTTAAGCCCTAATGTAGAAAACCTTCAACTTCAAGGCAGTGCTTACTCTGGCTTTGGCAATGCACTGAATAACAGAATATGGGGTAATGGCGGCAATAACTACCTCTGGGGAGCTGTCGGCATTGATACAATGGAGGGCGGCTTAGGTAGTGACAGATACGATGTAGACAGCACCAGTGAAGTGGTTATTGAAGGACTGAATGCTGGCACAGATATTATCTACTCTTCTGCCAGCTACACCTTAAGCCCTAATGTGGAAAATCTCTATCTCCAAGGCAGTGCTTACTATGGCTTTGGCAATGCACTGAATAACCGAATATGGGGTAATAGCGGCAATAACTACCTCTGGGGAGCTGCTGGCGTCGATACAATGGAAGGCGGCTTAGGTAGTGACAGATACGATGTAAACGGTACCACTGATGTGGTTATTGAAGGACTGAATGCTGGGGTAGATATTATCTACTCTTCTGCCAGCTACACCTTAAGCCCTAATGTGGAAAATCTCTATCTTCAAGGCAGTGCTTACTATGGCTATGGCAATGCACTGAATAACAGAATATGGGGTAATAGCGGCAATAACTACCTCTCGGGTTTATTAGGAAATGACACCCTCACTGGAGCTGTAGGAAATGATACCCTTGCTGGAGGTGTCGGCAGCGATTCGCTTATTGGAGGTGCCGATGCAGACTACTTTACCTTCAACTCTGCCACTGAAGGTAGTGATACCATTACCGACTTTAATCGGGCACAACTAGATAGAATTGTACTTTCAGACAGCGGTTTTGGCGGCAGCTTAACCACCACAACAGGAGTCACACCTGGATCTCTGCTCTCTTCTCAGCTTGTCATTGGCGTTGGGGCAACTAATTCCAATCATCGCGTCATCTACAACTCATCAAACGGCGCGCTCTTCTTTGATTCAGATGGTACAGGAGCAGCCGCGCA
- a CDS encoding TIGR03032 family protein, whose protein sequence is MNQNISSTTAQSLETTYSRQFLDWLQEEHISLAFTTYQTSRLMFVGVTSEGEFSGFERLFNRAMGLYATPERLYLSTKYQLWQLDNVLSASQLYEGRDKLYIPRIAYTTGDLDIHDIAVDSAGRILFVSTLLNCLATVSERNSCTPLWKPPFISKIVNEDRCHLNGLAMVEGKPRFVTTVSQSDVIDGWRDRRQASGCVIDIESNEIILAGLSMPHSPRWYRDKLWLLNSGTGFFGYADIESGKFEPITFCPGYLRGLAFWKDYAIVGLSKPRSEDKTFSGLALDQELIAKDAEPRCGFLIINLNTGTIVHWLRFEGLIAELYDIQILPKVRQPMALGFQTDEISRLITLDPIQSI, encoded by the coding sequence GTGAATCAAAATATTTCATCAACAACCGCTCAATCCTTAGAAACCACTTACTCCCGCCAGTTTCTCGATTGGTTGCAAGAAGAACATATCAGCCTTGCCTTCACAACCTACCAAACCTCACGCCTGATGTTTGTTGGCGTCACATCAGAAGGAGAATTTTCTGGATTTGAGCGTTTGTTTAATCGAGCAATGGGACTTTACGCCACACCAGAACGCCTTTATTTGAGTACCAAATATCAACTTTGGCAGTTAGATAACGTACTTTCCGCCTCCCAACTTTATGAAGGGCGCGATAAACTTTATATTCCCCGAATTGCTTATACAACCGGCGACTTAGATATTCATGATATTGCCGTAGATAGTGCCGGCAGAATACTTTTTGTCTCTACTCTATTAAATTGCTTAGCCACCGTAAGCGAGCGTAACAGTTGCACGCCTCTGTGGAAACCTCCGTTTATTTCCAAAATCGTCAATGAAGATCGTTGCCATCTCAACGGCTTGGCAATGGTAGAAGGAAAACCCCGTTTTGTTACGACTGTCAGTCAATCTGATGTTATTGACGGATGGCGAGACAGAAGACAAGCAAGTGGCTGCGTCATTGACATAGAATCTAACGAAATTATTTTAGCCGGCTTATCCATGCCACACTCACCTCGGTGGTATCGGGATAAATTATGGTTATTAAATTCAGGCACCGGCTTTTTCGGTTATGCAGATATAGAAAGCGGAAAATTTGAACCCATTACTTTCTGTCCCGGCTATCTTCGCGGATTAGCCTTCTGGAAAGATTATGCCATCGTTGGGCTGTCAAAACCAAGAAGCGAAGATAAAACCTTTTCTGGACTAGCCCTCGATCAAGAATTAATCGCCAAAGATGCAGAACCTCGCTGCGGCTTCCTAATAATCAACCTAAACACCGGCACAATTGTTCACTGGTTGCGGTTTGAAGGACTGATTGCCGAACTGTATGACATCCAAATCTTACCCAAAGTGCGGCAACCAATGGCATTAGGCTTTCAGACAGACGAAATCAGCCGGCTAATCACCCTTGATCCCATCCAATCTATTTAA
- a CDS encoding choice-of-anchor I family protein: MAITLQILHASDLEGGIAALEDAPRFSAVVNALKAEFAEQTLILSSGDNYIPGPFLAASSDSSLRDELGGEGAGRGDIAIANEIGFQAAAFGNHEFDLGTSTVASLIGKSGNYTGTAFPYLSSNLDFSSDSNLAKFVVTDGQAPLPNSIAKSTVISVQGQPIGIIGATTPLLPDISSPGGVGVLPENEEDYDALAAAIQPAIDALVAQGINKIILLAHMQQLNIEVELASRLQNVDVIIAGGSHTLLADETDRLRVGDAVEGVYPIIETSASGEPVAIINTAANYRYVGRLVAEFDDNGVLIPESIDPEISGAYATDEQGVTDLGNPEPDPEVVAITDALEEIIVTKDSNIFGETDVFLNGARNDVRTQETNLGNLTADANLFAARQVDPSAVISIKNSGGIRDSIGAVSAAPGTDPTAGEKIPPLANPLAGKEAGEVSQLDIENSLRFNNQLTLLTLTAEQLLQTIEHGVAATAEGVTPGQFPQVGGMAFSFDPSLPAGNRVQTLVVKDDAGNPIDTVVQNGEVIGDPDRTFRIVTLNFLAGGGDSYPFPEFAATSNRLDLVPAETTANFNTFGTQQKALSDYLKSIGNFNFADVPASEDQRIQNLAAREDDVPVGGILTFTPLGTYDSGVVGESAAEIVAYDATTQRLFVVNAQAAVIDVLSASDPTNLVKDFEIDVTPYGAVANSVAVNNGVVAVAVENADKQAAGSVVFFDTNGTFLNSVTVGSLPDMVTFTPDGTKVLVANEGEPSDDYTNDPEGSVSIIDLSDGVDNASVNTASFTGINTPIDQLKAEGFRLFGPNATLAQDVEPEYITVSEDSTTAWVTLQENNAIAKLDLTTNEIADILPLGFKNHVGKLEKFTFTNLPTLGTTEAGNNILLGGFSGLFYEGKNPETGNLQFITHTDRGPNAEPVDTNGDGINERPFALPNFQPEWIRFELNQTTGTVEISDRVGLTKLDGTALTGLPNLAGTDGLAYSDEFPIDLFGNQLSLDPLGADLEGIVKADDNTYWMVDEYRPSLYHFDANGKLIERFVPQGSGENTGTEALPAVYAQRRANRGFEAIAYQDGKIYAFIQSALDNPDVANDGNAKKSLNLRILEFDTETNTTTGEYLYRLEGGAADRLGDAVAVGNGEFLVIERDDAIGANTDKKVFKINLAGATNLTTLDASVAGSLESLTTDQLSASNIVPVSKELYVDLVKVGYDFADKAEGLAFIDKNTIAVVNDNDFQLEGGFDSLTGALNPNPEPQNPTLALITLNNGLDASDKDGGINIRNWPIFGMYQPDAISSFEVNGQTYLITANEGDSRDYDGFSEEARIADLTLDPIAFPNAAQLQAEDALGRLTVTTANGDTDGDGDYDQLYASGGRSFSIWDTEGTLIYDSGNDLERLTAELVPEAFNSDGDTGSFDSRSDNKGPEPESVVTGVIEGRTYAFIALERISGVMVYDISDPTAPKFAQYLNNNDFTGEPGNDISPEGLKFISAEDSPTGEPLLAVANEVSGTTTVYQVATAPTPTPTPNPTPTPNPTPTPNPTPTPTPSPNPTPTPTPGIPDLGNLGTGITIIPNVNLVQTTLNGGESNDSLTGTEAAEGIYGFAGSDWLFGNRGNDNVIGGNGIDILFGNAGNDYLDGGNDTDVIFGGKENDAVLGQDGDDFLFGEQGNDTILGNAGNDYLNGNAGSDTLDGNEGDDTIHGGQDDDLIKGNIGADVLLGDHGNDSVFGGEGNDYLSGNSGKDILDGGVGDDSLHGGKDDDILIGNTGADLLCGGQGDDTLSGDSGNDVLYGNAGADLLDGSDGNDSLYAGKGDDTLIGGAGDDILNGDLGNDSLTGGAGSDRFVLSKGAGSDTITDFTAGEDFFVLTAGLTFENLTITASDSNTLIRVGDELLATVNGLPANSISAGDFVLI; this comes from the coding sequence ATGGCAATTACACTACAGATATTGCACGCTTCCGATCTAGAAGGTGGTATCGCTGCGCTGGAAGATGCGCCCCGATTTTCAGCCGTTGTTAACGCGCTGAAAGCTGAATTTGCTGAACAAACCCTGATTTTATCCTCAGGAGACAATTACATACCGGGGCCGTTTCTGGCGGCGAGTAGCGACAGCAGTTTGCGCGACGAATTAGGGGGAGAAGGCGCGGGACGAGGCGATATTGCCATCGCTAACGAGATAGGGTTTCAAGCTGCTGCTTTTGGCAACCATGAATTTGATCTCGGCACTTCAACGGTGGCTTCCTTAATTGGGAAAAGTGGCAATTACACCGGCACTGCTTTTCCTTACCTCAGTTCCAACCTAGATTTTAGTAGCGACAGCAACTTAGCAAAATTTGTCGTTACCGATGGACAGGCACCTCTGCCTAACAGCATCGCCAAAAGTACAGTAATTAGTGTTCAAGGACAACCCATCGGTATTATTGGTGCGACAACACCTCTTTTACCTGACATTTCTTCCCCTGGTGGCGTTGGAGTTTTACCGGAAAATGAAGAAGATTATGATGCACTTGCCGCTGCGATTCAACCGGCTATCGATGCCTTAGTCGCGCAGGGCATTAACAAAATTATCCTGCTGGCGCATATGCAGCAGTTAAATATCGAAGTTGAGCTGGCTTCTCGCTTGCAAAATGTCGATGTAATTATTGCCGGCGGTTCTCATACACTCTTGGCAGATGAAACAGATCGCCTCAGAGTTGGAGATGCTGTCGAGGGTGTTTATCCTATCATAGAAACTTCTGCCAGTGGCGAACCCGTTGCCATTATTAACACCGCTGCTAATTACAGATATGTCGGCAGATTAGTTGCAGAATTTGACGATAACGGGGTATTAATTCCCGAAAGTATTGATCCAGAAATTAGTGGCGCTTATGCAACAGACGAACAAGGCGTTACGGATCTGGGCAATCCAGAACCTGATCCGGAAGTTGTGGCGATTACGGATGCCTTGGAAGAAATTATCGTTACGAAAGATAGTAATATCTTCGGCGAAACAGACGTATTTCTCAACGGTGCGAGAAATGATGTTAGAACACAAGAAACTAATTTAGGAAACCTGACAGCCGATGCCAACTTATTCGCTGCTCGTCAAGTTGATCCATCTGCGGTCATTTCTATTAAGAATAGCGGGGGTATCCGTGACTCTATTGGTGCAGTGAGTGCGGCACCAGGAACCGATCCAACTGCGGGAGAAAAAATTCCTCCGCTTGCCAATCCACTAGCAGGAAAAGAAGCCGGCGAAGTGTCTCAGCTTGATATTGAAAACTCTCTGAGATTTAACAACCAACTCACCCTGCTAACGCTGACAGCCGAACAGTTGTTGCAAACCATTGAACATGGGGTTGCTGCCACCGCAGAAGGCGTCACTCCCGGTCAATTTCCGCAAGTTGGGGGGATGGCATTTAGCTTTGATCCGAGTTTACCGGCTGGCAATCGGGTGCAAACTTTGGTAGTGAAAGATGATGCCGGCAACCCAATCGATACGGTTGTGCAAAATGGGGAAGTGATTGGCGATCCAGATCGGACATTTCGCATTGTGACGCTGAATTTCTTAGCCGGCGGCGGTGATAGTTACCCCTTCCCAGAGTTTGCGGCAACCTCAAACCGGCTCGATTTAGTGCCGGCAGAAACGACAGCCAATTTTAATACTTTTGGCACTCAGCAAAAAGCTTTATCCGATTACCTGAAAAGTATTGGAAACTTCAACTTTGCAGATGTGCCGGCAAGTGAAGATCAGCGCATTCAGAATCTTGCTGCACGCGAAGATGATGTGCCGGTGGGAGGCATTTTAACCTTTACGCCGCTAGGCACTTACGACAGTGGAGTTGTCGGTGAAAGTGCGGCTGAAATTGTTGCCTATGACGCAACCACACAGCGCTTATTTGTGGTAAACGCGCAAGCTGCCGTCATTGATGTTTTGAGTGCTTCTGATCCGACAAATTTGGTTAAGGATTTTGAAATTGATGTCACGCCTTATGGTGCAGTTGCCAATAGCGTCGCTGTCAACAATGGCGTTGTTGCGGTAGCAGTAGAGAATGCGGATAAGCAAGCAGCCGGCAGTGTTGTCTTTTTTGATACAAACGGCACCTTTTTAAACTCGGTAACCGTTGGTTCGCTGCCTGATATGGTAACCTTTACCCCAGATGGTACAAAGGTGCTGGTGGCAAATGAAGGCGAACCAAGCGATGATTACACGAACGATCCAGAAGGTTCTGTCAGTATTATTGACCTTTCTGATGGCGTGGACAATGCCTCCGTAAATACAGCTTCATTTACAGGGATTAACACACCGATTGATCAATTAAAAGCAGAGGGATTCCGCCTTTTTGGGCCAAATGCCACCCTCGCTCAAGATGTTGAACCAGAATACATTACAGTTTCTGAGGATTCAACCACTGCCTGGGTTACTCTGCAAGAAAACAATGCAATTGCAAAGCTTGATCTCACAACCAATGAGATTGCTGATATCTTACCTTTAGGGTTCAAGAATCATGTCGGCAAGCTAGAAAAGTTTACCTTTACTAACTTGCCGACACTGGGAACAACAGAAGCCGGTAATAATATTTTGCTGGGTGGTTTTTCTGGTTTATTCTATGAAGGGAAGAACCCAGAAACCGGCAACTTACAGTTTATCACTCACACGGATCGTGGCCCGAATGCAGAGCCGGTTGATACAAATGGGGATGGAATTAACGAACGTCCTTTCGCGCTGCCAAATTTCCAGCCTGAGTGGATTCGTTTTGAATTAAATCAAACAACTGGCACCGTTGAAATTAGTGATCGGGTTGGCTTAACAAAATTAGATGGAACTGCACTCACCGGCTTGCCAAATCTTGCCGGCACTGATGGCTTGGCTTATTCTGATGAATTTCCCATTGATTTATTCGGAAATCAGTTATCACTCGATCCTTTGGGTGCGGATCTTGAAGGCATTGTCAAAGCGGATGATAACACTTACTGGATGGTAGATGAATATCGTCCTTCCCTTTATCATTTTGATGCAAATGGCAAGTTAATTGAGCGATTTGTTCCTCAAGGATCTGGCGAAAATACTGGCACAGAAGCGTTGCCGGCAGTTTACGCACAACGACGAGCAAATCGGGGATTTGAAGCGATTGCTTATCAAGATGGCAAAATTTATGCCTTCATTCAAAGTGCGTTGGATAATCCAGATGTTGCGAATGATGGCAATGCAAAAAAATCCCTGAATCTGCGAATTTTAGAATTTGACACGGAAACTAACACCACTACCGGCGAATATCTGTACCGCTTAGAAGGCGGCGCAGCGGATCGCTTGGGAGATGCAGTAGCTGTTGGCAATGGAGAATTTCTCGTCATTGAGCGAGATGATGCTATTGGCGCGAATACTGATAAAAAGGTATTCAAAATTAATTTAGCCGGTGCAACTAATCTCACAACCTTAGATGCTAGCGTTGCCGGTTCCTTAGAAAGCTTGACAACCGATCAACTTTCCGCATCGAATATTGTCCCGGTGAGCAAAGAATTGTATGTCGATTTGGTTAAAGTCGGCTACGACTTTGCAGACAAAGCAGAAGGATTAGCATTCATTGACAAAAACACCATTGCTGTTGTCAATGACAATGATTTCCAATTAGAAGGCGGCTTTGATTCCTTAACCGGCGCGTTAAATCCCAATCCCGAACCTCAAAATCCAACACTGGCATTAATTACCCTCAATAACGGGTTAGATGCCAGCGATAAAGATGGCGGAATTAATATCCGTAACTGGCCGATTTTTGGGATGTATCAACCGGATGCCATCAGCTCATTTGAAGTGAATGGTCAAACGTATTTGATCACTGCCAACGAAGGGGATAGCCGTGATTATGATGGCTTCAGTGAAGAAGCAAGAATTGCAGACTTAACCCTCGATCCGATTGCTTTCCCGAATGCCGCACAGCTACAGGCAGAAGACGCTTTAGGCCGGCTAACTGTCACAACCGCAAATGGCGATACTGATGGGGATGGCGACTACGACCAACTTTATGCCTCTGGCGGTCGTTCCTTCTCAATTTGGGATACCGAAGGAACTCTTATCTATGACAGCGGCAACGATCTTGAACGCTTAACCGCTGAGTTAGTACCAGAAGCGTTTAATTCTGATGGCGACACCGGCAGTTTTGACTCCCGCAGCGACAACAAAGGGCCAGAACCCGAAAGCGTTGTCACAGGCGTGATTGAGGGACGCACTTATGCTTTCATCGCCTTAGAACGCATCAGTGGGGTGATGGTTTATGATATCAGCGATCCAACCGCGCCAAAGTTCGCTCAATACCTCAACAATAATGATTTTACCGGCGAACCCGGAAACGATATTTCTCCGGAAGGGTTGAAGTTTATTTCAGCCGAAGACAGTCCCACAGGTGAACCGTTGCTGGCGGTTGCGAATGAAGTTAGCGGCACAACGACAGTTTATCAGGTGGCAACTGCCCCAACGCCAACGCCAACACCAAATCCAACTCCCACGCCAAATCCAACGCCAACACCAAATCCGACCCCAACGCCAACACCAAGCCCAAATCCAACGCCAACCCCAACTCCCGGTATTCCGGATCTAGGGAACCTTGGCACCGGCATCACGATTATCCCCAACGTCAATTTAGTTCAAACAACGCTGAATGGTGGGGAGTCAAATGACAGCCTAACCGGCACAGAAGCCGCAGAAGGTATTTACGGGTTTGCCGGCAGTGATTGGCTTTTCGGTAATCGCGGTAATGACAATGTCATCGGCGGTAACGGCATAGACATTCTATTTGGCAATGCCGGCAATGACTATCTCGATGGCGGCAACGATACCGATGTCATCTTTGGCGGTAAAGAAAATGATGCGGTTCTCGGACAAGATGGCGATGACTTCCTATTTGGTGAACAAGGTAATGACACGATTTTAGGAAATGCCGGCAACGACTACCTCAACGGGAATGCCGGTAGTGACACCCTTGATGGCAATGAAGGAGACGACACCATTCATGGCGGTCAAGATGATGACCTAATCAAAGGTAATATCGGAGCAGATGTGCTGCTGGGTGATCACGGCAATGACTCCGTGTTTGGCGGTGAGGGAAATGACTACCTCAGCGGCAACAGTGGAAAAGATATTCTCGATGGCGGTGTCGGTGACGATAGCCTTCACGGTGGCAAAGACGATGATATTCTCATCGGCAATACCGGCGCAGATCTGCTGTGTGGCGGACAGGGAGATGATACCCTGAGCGGGGATAGCGGCAACGATGTACTCTATGGCAACGCGGGTGCGGATCTTTTAGATGGCAGTGATGGCAATGATAGTCTGTATGCCGGCAAAGGAGATGACACGCTGATAGGCGGTGCCGGTGATGATATTCTCAACGGAGATTTAGGCAATGATTCTTTAACAGGCGGTGCCGGCAGTGATCGCTTTGTTTTGAGCAAAGGTGCCGGTAGCGATACCATCACGGATTTTACAGCCGGTGAAGATTTCTTTGTCTTAACTGCCGGCTTAACCTTCGAGAACCTCACCATCACGGCTTCAGACAGTAATACGTTGATTCGTGTTGGGGACGAACTTCTCGCCACAGTCAACGGGTTGCCGGCTAACTCAATTAGTGCCGGTGATTTCGTTCTCATCTAA
- a CDS encoding protochlorophyllide reductase — MEQNRKSTVVITGASSGVGLYAAKALAKRGWYVVMACRDLEKAQKAAQTVGMSQDSYTIQHIDLGSLDSVRQFISNFRTLGRPLDALVCNAAIYMPLIKEPLRSPEGYELTVTTNHLGHFLMCKIMLEDMKRSPAEDKRMVILGTVTHNPDELGGKIPPRPDLGNLDGFAAGFREPVSMIDGKKFEPVKAYKDSKVCNVLTMRELHRRYHESTGITFTSLYPGCVADTPLFRNHYPLFQKIFPWFQKNITGGYVSQELAGERVAAVVADPEYKQSGAYWSWGNRQKKNGTSFVQKVSPQARDDEKGERMWDLSAKLVGLA; from the coding sequence ATGGAACAGAATCGGAAGTCAACGGTTGTCATCACCGGCGCATCCTCAGGGGTTGGCTTGTATGCCGCGAAAGCGCTTGCTAAACGGGGATGGTACGTTGTGATGGCTTGTCGGGATTTAGAAAAAGCCCAAAAAGCTGCCCAAACGGTGGGAATGTCCCAGGATAGCTACACCATCCAGCACATCGATTTAGGCTCCTTGGATAGCGTTCGGCAATTTATCAGCAATTTTAGAACACTGGGCAGACCGCTGGACGCTTTGGTGTGCAACGCCGCCATTTATATGCCTTTGATCAAAGAACCATTGCGAAGCCCGGAAGGCTATGAGTTGACGGTGACAACCAATCACCTTGGGCATTTCCTCATGTGCAAAATTATGCTGGAGGATATGAAGCGATCACCGGCTGAGGACAAGCGGATGGTTATTTTAGGAACCGTCACCCACAACCCGGATGAATTGGGTGGGAAGATTCCCCCACGTCCAGATTTAGGTAATTTAGACGGTTTTGCCGCCGGATTTAGAGAGCCGGTTTCGATGATTGATGGTAAAAAGTTTGAGCCGGTTAAAGCGTACAAAGATAGCAAAGTTTGTAATGTTTTGACGATGCGAGAACTGCACCGGCGCTATCACGAATCAACTGGCATCACCTTCACTTCCCTCTATCCGGGATGCGTTGCCGACACGCCGCTATTCCGCAACCACTATCCGCTTTTCCAAAAAATCTTCCCTTGGTTCCAAAAAAATATCACCGGGGGATATGTGTCTCAGGAATTAGCCGGCGAACGAGTTGCGGCGGTAGTTGCCGATCCTGAATATAAACAATCTGGTGCCTATTGGAGTTGGGGAAATCGCCAAAAGAAGAATGGCACCTCTTTTGTTCAAAAAGTCTCTCCCCAAGCCCGTGATGATGAAAAAGGCGAACGGATGTGGGATCTAAGCGCCAAGTTAGTTGGACTGGCGTAA